Proteins encoded within one genomic window of Glycine soja cultivar W05 chromosome 1, ASM419377v2, whole genome shotgun sequence:
- the LOC114366816 gene encoding uncharacterized protein LOC114366816, protein MDEEQWRYDTIMSEKVDINVENEEDVGVKVEHVDCSDAFNTSQLFATVMKFYIGLDQWLMKLDFTDKTNRYKLSLLDIVGVTPTGMTFSIVFAYLEGERLNNVFWALQRFWGLFMKVGALPGVIVTDRDIFDECSENYQRLCEAEVTITEEMETISKRFKQLDVCDKVHLKTKLREIAYPDLNSMCPPLEKDSIENIIDVKADGSCGYHAIVVLLGMGEESWSLVHNHMHKELTSWSEEYINLLGGIERFEELKCSLLVDGLSMVTIDK, encoded by the exons atggacgaagaacAGTGGAGGTATGATACTATCATGTCTGAAAAAGTTGATATAAATGTTGAAAATGAGGAAGATGTTGGCGTGAAAGTAGAACACGTTGATTGCTCTGATGCCTTTAATACTTCTCAA TTGTTTGCTACCGTGATGAAGTTTTACATTGGACTCGATCAGTGGCTTATGAAATTGGATTT tACCGACAAAACTAATAGGTACAAACTGTCATTGCTTGATATTGTTGGTGTTACACCAACAGGAATGACATTCTCTATTGTTTTTGCTTACTTGGAAGGAGAACGTCTTAACAATGTTTTTTGGGCTCTACAGCGGTTTTGGGGTCTTTTCATGAAAGTTGGTGCACTCCCTGGGGTTATTGTTACCGACAGAGATAtctttgatgaatgcagtgaaaatt ATCAAAGGTTATGTGAGGCTGAAGTGACCATAACTGAGGAGATGGAAACCATATCGAAACGATTTAAGCAGCTTGATGTTTGTGACAAAGTACATTTGAAGACAAAGCTTCGGGAAATTGCTTATCCTGATTTGAACTCTATGTGTCCTCCTCTAGAAAAG GATTCTATTGAAAACATTATTGATGTCAAAGCTGATGGTAGCTGTGGTTATCATGCAATAGTTGTCTTATTGGGTATGGGTGAAGAATCGTGGTCATTGGTGCACAACCATATGCATAAAGAACTCACAAGCTGGTCGGAAGAGTATATCAACCTACTTGGTGGCATAgagagatttgaggaattaaagtgttccttacttgttgatggattatctATG GTTACCATAGACAAGTAG